A single Danio rerio strain Tuebingen ecotype United States chromosome 17, GRCz12tu, whole genome shotgun sequence DNA region contains:
- the slc2a1c gene encoding solute carrier family 2, facilitated glucose transporter member 1 isoform X1 has translation MAYKENQLTLPLLTSIVAAVLGSLQIGYQTGNINPPARVIEEFFNTTWRSRHNQSIPDHSLTFLWSLSVSIKDFGALLGSLGVKGLADTFGRRNAILIANALSVAGASLMFMSEATASFEVLIVGRLIFGLFCGLVMSLNPLYIQGVSPTNLRGAFATLNQVFFASGILLGMVVGLETVLGTEKYWSLMLSLSLIPATLQYLTLPFCPESPRYLFINRGKEEEAEAALRRLRGNPEMVMKEMEEMREEAAHSETGVTVREFLRKRRYRQPIILVLIINLGSQLSGFNAIINYSTKMFAQSNFDEATYLTLGVGAVNVAFTIVAFFLVERAGRRKLLLAGFLSLAICNLLMTITYSILTIVPFIRNIQVLVVFFLISAYEVGPGPISWFIAAELFDQSARPIAMAFTSMLNWGGKFVLALLFPPLLKICGAYVYLLFMCMALLAFTYTMFRLPETKGRTFDDIAAEFRGAEGIPLHNKTTFNTFT, from the exons AATCAACTGACCCTTCCTCTGCTGACCTCCATCGTGGCGGCGGTGCTCGGGTCTCTCCAGATCGGATACCAAACAGGCAATATTAACCCCCCTGCCCGA GTGATTGAAGAGTTTTTCAACACGACATGGAGATCCAGACACAATCAGTCAATTCCAGACCACAGTCTGACGTTCCTGTGGTCCCTCTCTGTTAGTATTAAGGATTTTGGAGCACTGCTTGGTTCACTGGGGGTCAAAGGTCTCGCTGATACTTTTGGAAG ACGAAATGCAATTCTGATAGCGAATGCCTTATCTGTGGCGGGTGCCTCTCTGATGTTCATGAGTGAAGCCACAGCGTCATTTGAAGTGCTTATAGTGGGTCGGCTGATCTTTGGTTTGTTCTGTGGCCTGGTGATGAGCCTGAACCCGCTGTACATCCAGGGAGTTTCACCAACAAACCTCCGCGGTGCTTTTGCAACTCTAAACCAGGTCTTCTTTGCCTCGGGCATCCTGCTGGGCATG GTTGTGGGTTTGGAAACGGTATTAGGTACAGAGAAATATTGGTCCCTGATGTTGTCTCTGTCCCTTATTCCTGCAACGCTCCAGTATTTGACTCTTCCTTTTTGCCCTGAGAGCCCACGCTACCTCTTCATCAACAGAGGCAAAGAAGAAGAAGCAGAGGCAG CCCTGAGGAGACTTCGAGGAAATCCAGAGATGGTGATGAAGGAAATGGAGGAGATGAGAGAGGAAGCAGCGCACAGTGAAACAGGGGTGACCGTGAGGGAATTCCTCAGAAAGCGACGCTACAGGCAGCCAATAATACTAGTGCTTATCATAAACCTGGGCAGTCAGTTATCTGGATTCAATGCG ATTATAAATTATTCCACAAAAATGTTTGCCCAGTCCAATTTTGATGAAGCCACATATCTAACACTAGGGGTGGGGGCCGTTAATGTGGCATTCACTATAGTAGCC TTCTTCCTGGTGGAGAGAGCAGGACGCAGGAAGTTGTTGCTTGCTGGATTTCTATCACTAGCAATTTGCAACCTGCTCATGACCATCACATATTCCATATTG ACTATAGTTCCATTCATCCGTAATATTCAGGTGCTAGTGGTTTTCTTCCTGATCTCAGCTTATGAAGTGGGACCTGGGCCAATCTCTTGGTTCATAGCTGCTGAGCTTTTTGACCAATCAGCTCGTCCAATTGCTATGGCCTTCACAAGTATGCTGAACTGGGGAGGGAAGTTTGTACTGGCACTCCTCTTTCCACCTCTGCTG AAAATCTGTGGCGCCTACGTATACCTCCTCTTCATGTGCATGGCCCTGCTCGCCTTCACCTACACCATGTTTCGTCTTCCTGAGACCAAGGGACGCACTTTTGATGACATTGCGGCTGAGTTCCGTGGAGCAGAGGGCATACCACTACATAACAAGACCACATTTAACACATTCACCTGA
- the slc2a1c gene encoding solute carrier family 2, facilitated glucose transporter member 1 isoform X2: MAYKEVIEEFFNTTWRSRHNQSIPDHSLTFLWSLSVSIKDFGALLGSLGVKGLADTFGRRNAILIANALSVAGASLMFMSEATASFEVLIVGRLIFGLFCGLVMSLNPLYIQGVSPTNLRGAFATLNQVFFASGILLGMVVGLETVLGTEKYWSLMLSLSLIPATLQYLTLPFCPESPRYLFINRGKEEEAEAALRRLRGNPEMVMKEMEEMREEAAHSETGVTVREFLRKRRYRQPIILVLIINLGSQLSGFNAIINYSTKMFAQSNFDEATYLTLGVGAVNVAFTIVAFFLVERAGRRKLLLAGFLSLAICNLLMTITYSILTIVPFIRNIQVLVVFFLISAYEVGPGPISWFIAAELFDQSARPIAMAFTSMLNWGGKFVLALLFPPLLKICGAYVYLLFMCMALLAFTYTMFRLPETKGRTFDDIAAEFRGAEGIPLHNKTTFNTFT, encoded by the exons GTGATTGAAGAGTTTTTCAACACGACATGGAGATCCAGACACAATCAGTCAATTCCAGACCACAGTCTGACGTTCCTGTGGTCCCTCTCTGTTAGTATTAAGGATTTTGGAGCACTGCTTGGTTCACTGGGGGTCAAAGGTCTCGCTGATACTTTTGGAAG ACGAAATGCAATTCTGATAGCGAATGCCTTATCTGTGGCGGGTGCCTCTCTGATGTTCATGAGTGAAGCCACAGCGTCATTTGAAGTGCTTATAGTGGGTCGGCTGATCTTTGGTTTGTTCTGTGGCCTGGTGATGAGCCTGAACCCGCTGTACATCCAGGGAGTTTCACCAACAAACCTCCGCGGTGCTTTTGCAACTCTAAACCAGGTCTTCTTTGCCTCGGGCATCCTGCTGGGCATG GTTGTGGGTTTGGAAACGGTATTAGGTACAGAGAAATATTGGTCCCTGATGTTGTCTCTGTCCCTTATTCCTGCAACGCTCCAGTATTTGACTCTTCCTTTTTGCCCTGAGAGCCCACGCTACCTCTTCATCAACAGAGGCAAAGAAGAAGAAGCAGAGGCAG CCCTGAGGAGACTTCGAGGAAATCCAGAGATGGTGATGAAGGAAATGGAGGAGATGAGAGAGGAAGCAGCGCACAGTGAAACAGGGGTGACCGTGAGGGAATTCCTCAGAAAGCGACGCTACAGGCAGCCAATAATACTAGTGCTTATCATAAACCTGGGCAGTCAGTTATCTGGATTCAATGCG ATTATAAATTATTCCACAAAAATGTTTGCCCAGTCCAATTTTGATGAAGCCACATATCTAACACTAGGGGTGGGGGCCGTTAATGTGGCATTCACTATAGTAGCC TTCTTCCTGGTGGAGAGAGCAGGACGCAGGAAGTTGTTGCTTGCTGGATTTCTATCACTAGCAATTTGCAACCTGCTCATGACCATCACATATTCCATATTG ACTATAGTTCCATTCATCCGTAATATTCAGGTGCTAGTGGTTTTCTTCCTGATCTCAGCTTATGAAGTGGGACCTGGGCCAATCTCTTGGTTCATAGCTGCTGAGCTTTTTGACCAATCAGCTCGTCCAATTGCTATGGCCTTCACAAGTATGCTGAACTGGGGAGGGAAGTTTGTACTGGCACTCCTCTTTCCACCTCTGCTG AAAATCTGTGGCGCCTACGTATACCTCCTCTTCATGTGCATGGCCCTGCTCGCCTTCACCTACACCATGTTTCGTCTTCCTGAGACCAAGGGACGCACTTTTGATGACATTGCGGCTGAGTTCCGTGGAGCAGAGGGCATACCACTACATAACAAGACCACATTTAACACATTCACCTGA